A region from the Panicum hallii strain FIL2 chromosome 1, PHallii_v3.1, whole genome shotgun sequence genome encodes:
- the LOC112881174 gene encoding GSH-induced LITAF domain protein, translating to MATKDPAVTGGEPAIGIPYHPAASAQGQYYYAPPPNPYAAGMPPPNAIYAGAPKGVPLQQTMFRDTPAPFHCQACGEAAVSTVRSKPSLASVVACMMPFMMGVCFLCPSMDCLWHKYHYCPSCGEKVGEFRKSDPCLVVDATRWSERSFAVPA from the exons ATGGCGACCAAGGACCccgcggtcaccggcggcgagcccgCCATCGGCATCCCGTACCACCCCGCGGCGTCGGCCCAGGGGCAATACTACtacgcgccgccgccgaacCCCTACGCGGCGGGGATGCCGCCGCCCAACGCGATCTACGCCGGCGCGCCCAAGGGGGTGCCGCTGCAGCAGACCATGTTCCGCGACACGCCCGCGCCCTTCCACTGCCAGGCCTGCGGCGAAGCCGCCGTCTCTACCGTCCG GTCGAAGCCGAGCCTTGCATCTGTCGTGGCTTGCATGATGCCCTTCATGATGGGGGTCTGCTTCCTGTGCCCTTCGATGGACTGCCTCTGGCACAAGTACCATTACTGCCCCAGCTGCGGCGAAAAG GTGGGCGAGTTCAGGAAGTCCGACCCGTGCCTCGTGGTCGATGCGACCCGGTGGTCCGAGCGAAGCTTCGCCGTGCCTGCGTAG